The Negativicutes bacterium genome includes a window with the following:
- a CDS encoding A24 family peptidase, giving the protein MKELIFAVLGGGCGFASYHLMNLLPAAWFSEIDEAPHAALQKTIRWPRLPWLPLSCLLLAVLAALIAKVYAGILFPVLNTFALLLLWMIALSDARFSIIPDQFCIGLAGLGVLRLMIVNTSAALWAAGIGLAAAAFLPWLVGCLWSVLRHQEALGFGDVKLLAALAIYCGWPDVGLILFITLLTAGLTFGILLLLKRLHLGDSRPIGPYICLAAALWLLFRPQLLNLIQWYLSLIRF; this is encoded by the coding sequence ATGAAGGAGCTCATTTTTGCTGTTCTGGGCGGCGGTTGCGGCTTTGCGTCCTATCATCTGATGAACCTGCTGCCGGCCGCCTGGTTTTCGGAGATTGATGAAGCACCGCATGCGGCCCTGCAAAAAACCATCCGTTGGCCAAGGCTGCCCTGGCTGCCACTCAGTTGTCTGCTGCTTGCTGTTCTGGCGGCGCTGATTGCAAAAGTCTATGCCGGCATTCTGTTCCCGGTTTTAAACACCTTTGCCCTGCTGCTGCTTTGGATGATTGCTTTGTCCGACGCTCGCTTTTCTATCATTCCCGATCAATTCTGCATCGGCCTGGCGGGATTGGGTGTCTTGCGTCTGATGATCGTCAACACCTCCGCCGCCCTCTGGGCCGCCGGCATTGGTCTCGCCGCCGCAGCCTTCCTGCCCTGGTTGGTCGGCTGTCTTTGGTCCGTCCTGCGTCATCAGGAAGCCCTGGGATTCGGGGATGTCAAATTGCTGGCTGCTTTAGCAATTTATTGCGGCTGGCCGGATGTTGGATTGATCTTGTTCATCACACTGTTAACCGCCGGTTTGACTTTTGGAATTCTCCTGCTGTTGAAGCGCCTGCATCTCGGCGACAGCCGACCAATAGGACCTTACATTTGTCTGGCGGCAGCGCTTTGGCTGTTATTTCGGCCGCAGCTGCTCAATCTGATTCAATGGTATCTTAGTTTGATCCGCTTTTAA
- a CDS encoding ferredoxin family protein, protein MSESTFMGVERSKIDWAPRIDPAKCNDCLECDKFCPHQVFAVRENATPKLIVQNPEHCVVFCRACSKTCGPDAISFPDKKATTATIKELRREETDNG, encoded by the coding sequence ATGAGCGAAAGTACTTTTATGGGTGTGGAACGCAGTAAAATTGATTGGGCGCCGCGTATCGATCCGGCAAAATGCAATGATTGTCTGGAATGCGATAAATTCTGTCCGCATCAGGTGTTTGCCGTGCGGGAAAATGCAACTCCGAAACTGATCGTGCAGAATCCCGAACACTGCGTTGTTTTTTGTCGGGCTTGCTCCAAGACCTGCGGACCGGATGCGATCTCTTTTCCCGATAAAAAAGCAACAACAGCTACCATCAAAGAACTGCGCCGGGAGGAAACAGACAATGGCTAG
- a CDS encoding metalloregulator ArsR/SmtB family transcription factor, with translation MKYSYAEFVPVFKALADETRLKILEMLSCGEMCACAILEGFQISQPTLSYHMKILMECGLVEGQKDGIWMRYTLNQTRFQELREFCHLFCGDHDDCVCHQPAKDEC, from the coding sequence ATGAAATATTCTTATGCGGAATTTGTGCCGGTGTTTAAGGCGCTGGCCGATGAAACCAGATTGAAAATACTGGAAATGCTGTCGTGCGGAGAAATGTGTGCCTGTGCAATTTTAGAGGGTTTTCAGATCAGTCAGCCAACACTTTCTTACCATATGAAGATACTGATGGAATGCGGTTTGGTGGAGGGTCAGAAGGACGGCATTTGGATGCGCTATACCTTAAATCAAACGCGTTTTCAGGAATTGCGGGAATTCTGTCATTTATTCTGTGGGGATCATGATGACTGTGTCTGTCATCAACCGGCGAAAGACGAGTGCTAA
- a CDS encoding glycine cleavage system protein H — protein sequence MARSFAVLPCNGLDKSAGSVAREVALQLCETGENELICPVFYRVAEAKYKKRTEEKPLLVIDGCSSRCASKLAAEKGLKIAEKINISEEAKVHGLELSDRLRLTAAEIEFAGQLAEKIGRSASGAQPAAAEEALQFPAELHYQTYTKDKFLFKIPDNPGFYFNENDVWAYVFGDKARIGVTDFVQHSLSDIIYFTPPLLGSQVEQFEETGNIESGKAVFEIISPVSGVITAVNQTLLDTPELINQSPYEKGWILEMKLTAFSDDRELLHQFAGYFPVLKRKVDEFHV from the coding sequence ATGGCTAGATCATTTGCGGTGTTGCCATGCAATGGTTTGGATAAATCAGCCGGGTCGGTTGCCAGAGAAGTGGCTCTGCAGCTTTGCGAAACGGGAGAAAATGAACTGATTTGCCCTGTGTTTTACCGGGTCGCCGAAGCAAAATATAAAAAGCGAACAGAAGAAAAACCACTTTTGGTGATCGACGGCTGTTCGTCGCGCTGTGCCAGCAAATTGGCAGCGGAAAAAGGCTTAAAAATTGCTGAGAAAATCAACATCAGCGAAGAAGCGAAAGTCCATGGTCTGGAATTGTCCGATCGTTTACGCTTAACGGCGGCAGAAATTGAATTTGCCGGCCAGCTCGCAGAAAAAATAGGTAGGTCTGCCAGCGGCGCGCAGCCGGCTGCCGCTGAGGAAGCATTACAATTCCCTGCCGAGCTGCATTATCAGACTTATACGAAAGACAAGTTCCTCTTTAAAATACCCGATAATCCAGGATTCTATTTCAATGAGAATGATGTTTGGGCCTATGTTTTTGGTGACAAAGCAAGAATCGGTGTGACTGACTTTGTGCAGCATAGTCTTTCTGATATCATTTACTTTACCCCGCCGCTGCTTGGCAGCCAAGTGGAGCAATTTGAGGAAACCGGAAATATCGAATCCGGCAAAGCCGTGTTTGAAATTATCAGTCCGGTCAGCGGTGTGATTACTGCGGTCAATCAGACGCTGCTGGACACACCCGAGCTGATCAATCAAAGCCCCTATGAAAAAGGCTGGATTCTGGAAATGAAATTGACGGCGTTTTCAGATGACCGGGAACTGCTGCACCAATTTGCAGGTTACTTTCCGGTATTGAAAAGAAAGGTGGACGAGTTTCATGTCTAA
- a CDS encoding arsenite methyltransferase — protein MKDKETVREAIRKRYGSIAKNQPAAGCCSNGCDCNGTPIGRTEASLRLGYTEEDLKSVPPEANLGLGCGNPLAIAALKPGETVLDLGSGGGFDCFLARRQVGEQGLVIGVDMTPAMIKLARKNLKESGYTNVEFRLGEIEHLPVADATVDVIISNCVINLSVEKEQVFKEAYRVLKKGGRLSVSDSVATVELPPEAKQNLSKITGCIAGAESIETLKSMLRRAGFTEPVLTPRDNSKEIIAAWIPGSKIEDYVASYLIEAVK, from the coding sequence ATGAAAGACAAAGAAACGGTGCGTGAAGCAATCCGAAAAAGATACGGCAGTATCGCTAAAAATCAACCTGCCGCCGGCTGCTGCAGCAACGGCTGCGACTGCAATGGCACCCCAATCGGCAGGACAGAGGCCTCCTTGCGTTTGGGTTATACCGAAGAAGACTTAAAGAGTGTGCCGCCGGAGGCCAATCTCGGGCTCGGCTGCGGCAATCCGCTGGCGATTGCCGCATTGAAACCAGGCGAAACGGTGCTTGACTTAGGCAGCGGCGGTGGTTTCGATTGCTTTTTGGCTCGCCGGCAAGTTGGCGAGCAAGGTTTGGTCATCGGCGTTGATATGACACCTGCGATGATCAAACTGGCGCGCAAGAATTTAAAAGAAAGCGGTTATACCAATGTTGAATTTCGCTTAGGCGAAATCGAGCATTTGCCGGTGGCTGACGCGACGGTCGATGTGATCATCTCCAATTGTGTGATCAACTTGTCCGTGGAAAAAGAACAAGTGTTCAAGGAAGCCTACCGGGTATTAAAAAAAGGCGGCAGATTATCTGTTTCCGATTCGGTGGCGACTGTCGAATTACCGCCAGAGGCAAAACAGAATTTAAGCAAAATTACCGGTTGTATTGCCGGAGCCGAGTCGATTGAAACATTGAAAAGCATGCTGCGAAGAGCCGGCTTCACGGAGCCGGTATTGACGCCAAGAGACAACAGCAAAGAAATCATTGCCGCCTGGATTCCGGGCAGCAAAATCGAAGATTATGTCGCTTCTTATCTGATTGAAGCAGTCAAGTAG
- a CDS encoding lmo0937 family membrane protein, translating to MLYTIAVVLFVLWLLGLLTATGGSLLHILLVIAVILVIIRLLQGKRVI from the coding sequence ATGTTATATACGATTGCAGTTGTCCTGTTTGTTCTATGGTTACTTGGATTGCTTACTGCGACGGGCGGAAGCCTTTTGCATATTCTCCTGGTCATCGCGGTGATTTTGGTGATTATCCGGTTGCTCCAAGGAAAAAGAGTAATCTAG
- a CDS encoding metalloregulator ArsR/SmtB family transcription factor: MEKAYALLFKALADQTRLEIVDLISCGELCACEILKSFSFTQSTLSYHMKLLTDSGLVNVRRDGKKMIYGVDPEKALAIITFWDKFTVKTEKNEQSGRQSGLEISCTSTKKCDEPFGQPE; this comes from the coding sequence ATGGAAAAAGCTTATGCCTTGCTGTTTAAAGCACTGGCCGACCAAACCAGACTGGAGATTGTTGATCTGATTTCCTGCGGAGAGTTATGCGCCTGTGAAATCCTGAAGTCGTTTTCCTTCACCCAATCCACCCTGTCCTATCATATGAAGCTTTTGACGGACAGTGGTTTGGTCAACGTGCGGCGTGACGGTAAGAAGATGATATATGGCGTCGATCCGGAAAAGGCGCTTGCCATCATCACGTTTTGGGATAAATTCACAGTCAAAACTGAAAAAAATGAGCAATCCGGCAGGCAGTCCGGCCTTGAAATAAGCTGTACTTCCACAAAGAAATGCGACGAACCATTTGGTCAGCCAGAATAA
- a CDS encoding putative zinc-binding protein, translating to MAEKVGVLACSGEEYLGGTLSRLAIRHVMTKLRPGRVSTLCLPLYIAGGEEEREFARKYPCIAVDACSKSCAERATVKYSGAVKDVLLVADVIGSEAALSKIVSARDLKPEHYAMMEKIAAAIALKVDAILAE from the coding sequence ATGGCGGAAAAAGTGGGTGTTCTCGCCTGCAGCGGAGAGGAATACTTAGGCGGTACTTTATCCAGATTAGCGATTCGTCATGTGATGACTAAACTGCGTCCGGGTCGGGTATCAACGCTTTGCCTGCCCTTGTATATCGCCGGCGGCGAAGAAGAACGTGAATTTGCCAGGAAGTATCCCTGCATTGCAGTGGATGCCTGCAGCAAGTCGTGTGCCGAACGCGCCACGGTCAAATACAGCGGAGCGGTGAAAGATGTCCTGCTGGTAGCCGATGTGATCGGCAGTGAGGCGGCGCTCAGCAAAATCGTTTCCGCCCGGGATTTAAAACCGGAGCACTATGCGATGATGGAGAAAATTGCCGCGGCAATTGCTTTGAAAGTGGATGCAATTTTAGCGGAATAA